A genomic segment from Glycine soja cultivar W05 chromosome 18, ASM419377v2, whole genome shotgun sequence encodes:
- the LOC114394772 gene encoding putative kinase-like protein TMKL1 has protein sequence MAFLNPFSLHIPMSLLFFFLFFFCFCKASSTTTSTTKSLSPPSSPSTTSSSDVELLLGKIKASLQGSNSDNLVLSSWNSSTPLCQWKGLIWVFSNGTPLSCTDLSSPQWTNLTLLKDPSLHLFSLRLPSANLSGSLPRELGGFPMLQSLYLNINSLEGTIPLELGYSSSLSEIDLGDNMLGGVLPPSIWNLCERLVSLRLHGNSLSGLVSEPALPNSSCKNLQVLDLGGNKFSGSFPEFITKFGGLKQLDLGNNMFMGAIPQGLAGLSLEKLNLSHNNFSGVLPLFGGESKFGVDAFEGNSPSLCGPPLGSCARTSTLSSGAVAGIVISLMTGAVVLASLLIGYMQNKKKKGSGESEDELNDEEEDDEENGGNAIGGAGEGKLMLFAGGENLTLDDVLNATGQVLEKTCYGTAYKAKLADGGTIALRLLREGSCKDKASCLSVIKQLGKIRHENLIPLRAFYQGKRGEKLLIYDYLPLRTLHDLLHEAKAGKPVLNWARRHKIALGIARGLAYLHTGLEVPVTHANVRSKNVLVDDFFTARLTDFGLDKLMIPSIADEMVALAKTDGYKAPELQRMKKCNSRTDVYAFGILLLEILIGKKPGKNGRNGEYVDLPSMVKVAVLEETTMEVFDVELLKGIRSPMEDGLVQALKLAMGCCAPVASVRPSMDEVVRQLEENRPRNRSALYSPTETRSGSVTPF, from the exons ATGGCGTTTCTGAACCCTTTCTCTCTCCACATTCCCATGTCCTTGttgttcttcttcctcttctttttttgcttctgCAAAGCCAGTAGTACTACCACCTCCACCACAAAGTCACTGTCCCCCCCTTCTTCACCCTCCACTACTTCCTCCTCTGACGTTGAGCTTCTCTTGGGAAAGATCAAAGCTTCACTGCAAGGTAGTAACTCTGACAACCTTGTTTTGTCTTCATGGAACTCCTCCACCCCACTTTGTCAGTGGAAAGGCCTCATATGGGTCTTCTCCAATGGCACTCCTCTCTCATGCACTGACTTGTCCTCTCCTCAATGGACCAATCTCACACTCCTCAAAGACCCTTCTCTTCACTTGTTTTCCCTCCGGCTCCCTTCTGCAAACCTCTCTGGTTCCCTCCCTAGAGAGCTTGGAGGGTTCCCTATGCTCCAAAGTCTCTACCTTAACATTAACTCATTGGAGGGTACCATCCCTCTTGAGCTTGGTTATAGCTCCTCTCTCTCTGAGATTGATTTGGGTGACAATATGCTAGGTGGGGTTCTTCCACCTTCTATTTGGAACTTGTGTGAGAGGCTTGTTTCCCTTAGGCTCCACGGTAATTCTTTATCTGGGTTAGTTTCTGAGCCTGCATTGCCTAACTCTTCTTGCAAGAATCTGCAGGTGCTTGATTTGGGTGGCAACAAGTTCTCTGGGAGTTTCCCTGAGTTCATCACAAAGTTTGGTGGCCTAAAGCAGCTTGACTTGGGGAATAACATGTTTATGGGTGCAATTCCTCAAGGCCTAGCTGGGCTTAGTCTTGAAAAATTGAATCTTTCACACAATAACTTTAGTGGGGTTTTGCCTTTGTTTGGAGGAGAATCCAAGTTTGGTGTGGATGCTTTTGAGGGGAATAGCCCTAGCCTGTGTGGACCACCTCTGGGAAGCTGTGCTAGGACCTCTACACTGAGTTCTGGTGCTGTTGCTGGCATTGTTATTAGTCTGATGACAGGAGCTGTGGTTTTGGCTTCTTTGCTGATAGGGTATATgcagaacaagaagaagaaggggaGTGGGGAGAGTGAGGATGAGTTGAATGATGAAGAGGAAGATGATGAAGAGAATGGTGGTAATGCTATTGGTGGAGCTGGTGAGGGGAAGCTCATGTTATTTGCTGGAGGTGAGAATTTGACATTGGATGATGTGTTGAATGCAACTGGGCAGGTTTTGGAGAAGACTTGTTATGGGACGGCTTATAAGGCTAAGCTTGCTGATGGAGGCACCATTGCTTTGAGGCTGTTGAGAGAAGGTAGCTGCAAAGACAAGGCTTCTTGCTTGTCTGTTATAAAGCAATTGGGGAAAATTCGCCACGAGAATTTGATTCCTTTGAGAGCTTTCTATCAGGGGAAGAGAGGGGAGAAGCTCCTTATTTATGACTACCTGCCTCTCAGAACCCTTCATGATCTTTTACATG AAGCTAAAGCTGGAAAACCAGTGTTGAACTGGGCTAGGCGACACAAGATTGCGCTGGGCATAGCGAGAGGTCTAGCTTATCTTCACACAGGACTTGAAGTTCCTGTCACCCATGCAAACGTAAGGTCCAAGAATGTGCTTGTGGATGACTTCTTTACAGCCAGGCTCACCGATTTTGGTCTTGACAAGCTGATGATTCCTTCCATAGCCGACGAAATGGTAGCGCTTGCTAAGACGGACGGCTACAAGGCTCCTGAGCTTCAAAGAATGAAGAAATGCAACTCCAGGACTGATGTTTATGCATTCGGCATACTGCTGCTTGAAATCTTGATTGGGAAGAAGCCTGGGAAGAATGGAAGAAATGGCGAGTATGTGGACTTGCCTTCGATGGTGAAAGTGGCGGTTTTGGAGGAGACGACGATGGAAGTGTTTGATGTGGAGCTTTTGAAAGGGATAAGAAGCCCTATGGAAGATGGGTTGGTGCAGGCGCTGAAGCTGGCAATGGGGTGCTGTGCACCAGTGGCATCTGTTAGGCCAAGCATGGATGAAGTTGTGAGGCAGTTGGAGGAGAATAGACCAAGGAACAGGTCTGCATTATACAGCCCTACAGAAACAAGAAGTGGAAGTGTTACCCCATTTTGA
- the LOC114394784 gene encoding uncharacterized protein LOC114394784, whose product MSASTVVHNFCSVACCISNCGHNRTLVPTHHQFHSPNSLLRLKKQTFLTNIYFKSSRTQKPRSSFVVSAAQSNFVKVLQNAWKVGRDGIEAGTNLVPNSVPRPIARISVTIVALSVTLFVLKAFLSTAFFILATIGLAYFAYLAFNKDQGPSGNGGTTSTPMDDPVEEARKIMEKYK is encoded by the exons atgtctgCTTCCACTGTTGTTCACAATTTTTGTTCCGTCGCTTGTTGCATTTCAAATTGCGGCCATAACCGAACCTTGGTTCCTACCCATCATCAGTTTCATTCACCCAATTCCCTTTTGAGGTTAAAGAAGCAAACTTTCCTCACGAACATTTACTTCAAGAGTTCCAGAACCCAGAAACCTCGCTCCAGTTTTGTAGTTTCCGCAGCACAATCGAATTTTGTTAAAG TTCTGCAGAATGCATGGAAAGTTGGTAGGGATGGAATTGAGGCAGGCACTAATCTCGTTCCT AATTCTGTTCCAAGGCCAATAGCAAGGATTTCAGTAACAATTGTGGCTTTGAGTGTTACGCTTTTTGTACTCAAGGCATTCCTCTCTACAGCTTTCTTTATATTG GCCACTATAGGACTTGCATACTTTGCGTACCTAGCATTCAATAAAGATCAAGGACCTAGCGGGAACGGAGGAACTACCTCTACTCCTATGGATGATCCTGTGGAAGAAGCTAGAAAGATAATGGAAAAATACAAGTAG